In the genome of Populus trichocarpa isolate Nisqually-1 chromosome 6, P.trichocarpa_v4.1, whole genome shotgun sequence, one region contains:
- the LOC7471549 gene encoding uncharacterized protein LOC7471549 → MMEMALFKKWGGSGRETIYLGRTPGVKDGPKPRWQVFWRKINRGKKKIFNVSPVTSQASYDLDEYSQNFDQGTDWAEPEILSRSFSARYADPSRILQKSRTVR, encoded by the exons ATGAT GGAAATGGCACTGTTCAAGAAATGGGGTGGCTCTGGCAGAGAAACTATCTATCTGGGTAGGACTCCAGGTGTGAAGGATGGTCCAAAACCAAGGTGGCAAGTGTtttggagaaaaataaatagaggcaagaagaaaatattcaaCGTGTCTCCCGTTACATCGCAGGCTTCTTATGATCTAGATGAATACTCGCAGAATTTTGATCAAGGAACAGATTGGGCTGAGCCAGAAATTCTTTCAAGGTCCTTTTCTGCTAGATATGCTGACCCTTCAAGAATTTTGCAAAAGAGTAGAACTGTTAGATAA
- the LOC7495726 gene encoding protein ANTI-SILENCING 1 isoform X3, translating into MVEAKKVENIEFKWGKQRGVGGKKKDVKFYESFSYDGVEYALYDSVYMYEEGETEPYIGKLLKIWENADKTKKVKVLWFFCPREISNYLGDEKTAENELFLASGEGVGSTNVNPLEAIAGKCNVVCSSKDSRNPQPSDEELQEADFVFYRTFDVGNCRILDKIDDKIAGIEVKFLLNRVGNQSSSGVPKLDSKKKEVSGNFVATNDTRILTRTESYLGEKATSSSHVKFNEVTKINDRLVDNSGETASSSSKVKQISDIKPSLANQKCSPGENSASNLGLGEMTKVDEQEGIPSDIIASSSKDDVGWSESKVDKVFADQVLIEEKVKVAKDCGDLDDRPSKKAKLDDLAKASYDNKVKGVQKVSHDSNGSNSKSVAQTTPASEDKSKSNLTKDHHENNSGLSKRPKPDEKLTRLANGKFPEASLRQSSEEGSKTNCHIQEVTRRPEADRSKWFRGLPWEERMQTAHEQGTLVLLQNLDPSYTSAEVEDIIWHAFKQSCTVKMIQRTALASPHSVVYAAGQAFVIFQKREVAEMAVAKLDEGCLMLSNGRMALYCINVLLLSLHCSTLVKMISW; encoded by the exons ATGGTAGAAGCAAAAAAAGTTGAGAACATCGAATTTAAGTGGGGTAAACAGAGAGGAGTTGGTGGGAAAAAGAAAGATGTAAAATTTTATGAATCTTTCTCCTATGATGGTGTGGAGTATGCTCTATATGATTCTGTTTACATGTACGAGGAAGGTGAGACAGAGCCTTATATTGGGAAGCTCCTAAAGATATGGGAGAATGCTGACAAGACAAAGAAAGTGAAGGTTCTATGGTTTTTCTGTCCTCGTGAGATTTCCAATTATCTTGGAGATGAGAAGACTGCTGAGAATGAATTGTTTTTGGCATCTGGTGAAGGTGTAGGCAGCACAAATGTTAATCctttg GAAGCAATTGCTGGAAAATGCAATGTGGTATGCAGTTCAAAGGATAGTAGGAATCCACAACCATCAGATGAAGAACTTCAAGAGGctgactttgttttttatcgTACATTTGATGTTGGGAACTGTAGGATCTTGGATAAGATAGATGACAAAATTGCTGGGATTGAAG TGAAGTTCTTATTGAACAGAGTGGGTAATCAGAGTTCCAGTGGTGTTCCAAAACTtgattcaaaaaagaaagaagtaagTGGAAATTTTGTGGCTACTAATGACACAAGGATTTTGACCAGGACAGAATCTTATCTTGGAGAGAAGGCTACTTCTAGTTCACATGTAAAGTTTAATGAAGTGACTAAAATAAATGATCGGCTGGTAGATAATTCTGGTGAGACGGCAAGTTCAAGCTCTAAAGTTAAGCAAATTTCAGACATAAAACCTTCATTGGCCAACCAGAAATGTTCACCAGGAGAAAATTCTGCATCTAATTTAGGGTTAGGTGAAATGACTAAAGTTGATGAACAGGAAGGCATACCGAGTGACATCATCGCTTCAAGTTCTAAAGATGATGTTGGCTGGAGTGAAAGTAAAGTTGATAAAGTCTTTGCTGATCAGGTTCTAATTGAAGAGAAAGTAAAAGTTGCCAAAGACTGTGGTGACTTAGATGACCGGCCATCTAAGAAAGCAAAGCTTGATGATTTGGCAAAAGCATCTTATGATAACAAAGTGAAAGGTGTGCAGAAAGTAAGTCATGATTCCAATGGCAGCAACTCCAAGTCTGTAGCCCAAACAACCCCTGCTTCTGAAGATAAATCAAAATCTAATCTCACTAAAGATCATCATGAGAACAACAGCGGCCTTTCCAAGAGGCCAAAGCCTGATGAGAAGCTTACTAGACTTGCTAATGGCAAGTTTCCTGAAGCATCTCTAAGACAGTCTTCAGAGGAGGGCAGTAAAACTAACTGCCATATACAGGAAGTCACTCGCAGGCCAGAAGCT GATAGAAGCAAGTGGTTTAGGGGACTT CCATGGGAAGAAAGAATGCAAACTGCTCACGAGCAAGGAACTCTTGTCCTGCTACAGAATCTGGATCCGTCTTATACTTCAGCAGAAGTAGAG GATATCATTTGGCATGCCTTCAAGCAAAGTTGCACTGTGAAGATGATTCAAAGGACTGCACTTGCCAGCCCTCACTCTG TTGTTTATGCTGCAGGTCAGGCTTTTGTTATATTCCAGAAAAGGGAAGTAGCAGAGATGGCAGTTGCAAAATTAGATGAAGGTTGTTTAATgctatcaaatgggag GATGGCATTGTACTGCATCAATGTGTTGCTGCTCAGTTTGCACTGTTCCACACTGGTAAAGATGATCAGCTGGTAG
- the LOC7471548 gene encoding protein ALTERED PHOSPHATE STARVATION RESPONSE 1, translating into MGCAQSKVDNEESVSRCKERKILMKEAVAARNAFAAGHSGYAIYLKNTGAALSDYGHGEANHDDSQFQQPSSQPPPPPPPPPPPPPPHPPSMDNLPPPPPPLPNFSPSPIKRAMSMPDIVMNGKQMGDSDVIAEEEEEEEEEEVQELRNRSLSRKNKDYENSEKVSQRGPQNNRGVGPGEEDTRPRTSPRTVESHSSVMPPMPEAKNMAWDYFFMTDNMPGSSLDPEEDVSRNGGNFGNVENVGVGFAGVGDLRGGVEGGGGEIDEVEPKTPEKAGDKMDPVVEEEEEGGVEKNERKQMEHSKTAPPEFSAVNLTGRKGGSVPSVNLMQVLNKIDDHFLKASESAQDVCKMLEATRLHYHSNFADNRGHIDHSARVMRVITWNRSFKGEPRAEGGKDELDTEDYETHATVLDKLLAWEKKLYDEVKQGELMKLEYKKKVALLNKQKKRGASTESLEKTKAAVSHLHTRYIVDMQSMDSTVAEVNQIRDQQLYPKLVCLVDGMAKMWASMCMHHDSQLNIVTDLKSLDVNHAIKETSKHHHERTIQLWKVVQGWHSQFEKLVTHQKQYIHTLTSWLKLNLIPIESSLKEKTSSPLRAQNPPIQALLHSWHDNLEKLPDDLAKSAIFSFAAVIETIVRHQEEEMKLKEKCEETRKELLRKNQAFEEWHQKYMQRRTPDGTDADRGEDTNPNPVSERQLAVESLNIRLKEELEAHQKHCLQVREKSVGSLKLRLPELFRALSDYAHACSDSYEKLRSITHSQKNSNHSHA; encoded by the exons ATGGGGTGTGCACAGTCAAAGGTGGATAACGAAGAATCAGTTTCAAGATGCAAAGAGCGGAAAATCTTGATGAAAGAAGCGGTGGCAGCAAGAAATGCTTTTGCTGCTGGTCATTCAGGCTATgctatttatttaaagaatacTGGTGCTGCTTTGAGTGATTATGGCCATGGAGAAGCTAATCATGATGATTCTCAGTTTCAACAGCCTTCTTCTCAACCGCCGCCTCCTCcccctcctccgcctcctccccCTCCCCCGCATCCGCCGTCGATGGACAATCTTCCCCCGCCTCCGCCGCCGCTTCCTAACTTTTCTCCCAGTCCGATTAAGAGGGCCATGAGTATGCCTGATATAGTGATGAACGGGAAGCAGATGGGTGATTCTGATGTGATTgcggaagaggaggaggaggaggaggaggaggaggtgcaGGAGTTGCGGAATAGGAGTTTGAGTAGAAAGAATAAGGATTATGAAAATAGTGAGAAGGTTTCGCAGCGGGGCCCACAGAACAATAGGGGTGTGGGGCCAGGGGAGGAGGATACGCGTCCGAGGACCTCACCAAGGACGGTGGAGAGTCATTCCTCGGTGATGCCGCCGATGCCGGAGGCGAAGAACATGGCCTGGGATTATTTCTTTATGACGGATAATATGCCGGGTTCGTCCTTGGATCCTGAGGAGGATGTGAGTAGGAATGGGGGTAATTTTGGGAATGTTGAGAATGTCGGTGTTGGGTTTGCTGGGGTTGGGGATTTGAGGGGTGGGGTagagggtggtggtggtgagatTGATGAGGTCGAGCCAAAGACGCCGGAGAAGGCGGGGGACAAGATGGATCCTGTggtggaagaggaggaggaaggggGTGTGGAGAAGAATGAAAGGAAGCAAATGGAGCATTCAAAAACGGCACCACCAGAGTTTAGTGCGGTGAATTTGACGGGGAGGAAAGGGGGGTCTGTTCCTAGTGTGAATTTGATGCAGGTTTTGAACAAAATTGATGATCATTTCTTAAAAGCATCGGAGAGTGCACAAGATGTTTGTAAGATGCTTGAGGCCACTCGCTTGCATTACCATTCTAATTTTGCCGACAATCGAG GACATATTGATCATTCCGCTAGGGTTATGCGTGTTATCACCTGGAATAGGTCATTCAAAGGTGAGCCTAGGGCTGAAGGTGGAAAGGATGAACTTGATACTGAAGATTATGAAACTCACGCTACTGTTTTGGATAAGTTGTTGGCATGGGAAAAGAAACTCTATGATGAAGTGAAG CAAGGGGAGCTTATGAAGCTTGAGTACAAGAAGAAGGTTGCTTTGCTAAATAAGCAGAAAAAACGTGGTGCTAGTACTGAATCCTTGGAGAAAACAAAAGCAGCTGTGAGTCATCTGCATACAAGATATATAGTTGACATGCAATCCATGGACTCAACCGTTGCAGAAGTGAATCAAATACGTGATCAGCAGCTGTATCCAAAACTTGTTTGTCTTGTTGACGG GATGGCGAAAATGTGGGCAAGTATGTGCATGCATCATGACAGCCAACTGAATATTGTTACAGACCTTAAATCCCTTGATGTCAACCATGCTATCAAGGAAACATCCAAACACCATCATGAGCGCACAATCCAACTTTGGAAAGTTGTCCAAGGATGGCATTCACAATTCGAAAAGCTTGTGACCCACCAGAAGCAATACATTCACACTCTTACTAGTTGGTTAAAGCTAAATCTGATCCCCATTGAAAGCAGCTTAAAAGAGAAAACATCATCTCCACTGAGAGCCCAGAATCCCCCTATCCAAGCCCTTCTCCATTCATGGCATGACAATCTGGAAAAGCTTCCAGATGATCTTGCCAAATCTGCCATCTTTTCATTTGCAGCTGTGATAGAAACCATAGTACGCCATCAGGAAGAAGAGATGAAGCTAAAGGAGAAGTGTGAGGAAACCAGGAAGGAGCTTTTGCGCAAGAACCAGGCATTTGAGGAATGGCACCAAAAATACATGCAGCGGAGAACCCCTGACGGAACAGATGCTGATAGAGGTGAAGACACAAATCCCAATCCTGTCTCCGAGAGGCAGTTGGCAGTAGAGAGTTTAAATATTAGGCTGAAGGAGGAACTAGAAGCTCACCAGAAACATTGCCTTCAGGTAAGAGAGAAATCAGTTGGAAGTCTCAAACTTCGCTTGCCTGAACTGTTCCGCGCTCTGTCAGACTATGCTCATGCCTGTTCTGATTCTTATGAGAAACTAAGGTCCATCACACACTCACAGAAGAATTCAAATCACAGTCACGCATAA
- the LOC7495726 gene encoding protein ANTI-SILENCING 1 isoform X4: MVEAKKVENIEFKWGKQRGVGGKKKDVKFYESFSYDGVEYALYDSVYMYEEGETEPYIGKLLKIWENADKTKKVKVLWFFCPREISNYLGDEKTAENELFLASGEGVGSTNVNPLEAIAGKCNVVCSSKDSRNPQPSDEELQEADFVFYRTFDVGNCRILDKIDDKIAGIEVKFLLNRVGNQSSSGVPKLDSKKKEVSGNFVATNDTRILTRTESYLGEKATSSSHVKFNEVTKINDRLVDNSGETASSSSKVKQISDIKPSLANQKCSPGENSASNLGLGEMTKVDEQEGIPSDIIASSSKDDVGWSESKVDKVFADQVLIEEKVKVAKDCGDLDDRPSKKAKLDDLAKASYDNKVKGVQKVSHDSNGSNSKSVAQTTPASEDKSKSNLTKDHHENNSGLSKRPKPDEKLTRLANGKFPEASLRQSSEEGSKTNCHIQEVTRRPEADRSKWFRGLPWEERMQTAHEQGTLVLLQNLDPSYTSAEVEDIIWHAFKQSCTVKMIQRTALASPHSGQAFVIFQKREVAEMAVAKLDEGCLMLSNGRMALYCINVLLLSLHCSTLVKMISW; this comes from the exons ATGGTAGAAGCAAAAAAAGTTGAGAACATCGAATTTAAGTGGGGTAAACAGAGAGGAGTTGGTGGGAAAAAGAAAGATGTAAAATTTTATGAATCTTTCTCCTATGATGGTGTGGAGTATGCTCTATATGATTCTGTTTACATGTACGAGGAAGGTGAGACAGAGCCTTATATTGGGAAGCTCCTAAAGATATGGGAGAATGCTGACAAGACAAAGAAAGTGAAGGTTCTATGGTTTTTCTGTCCTCGTGAGATTTCCAATTATCTTGGAGATGAGAAGACTGCTGAGAATGAATTGTTTTTGGCATCTGGTGAAGGTGTAGGCAGCACAAATGTTAATCctttg GAAGCAATTGCTGGAAAATGCAATGTGGTATGCAGTTCAAAGGATAGTAGGAATCCACAACCATCAGATGAAGAACTTCAAGAGGctgactttgttttttatcgTACATTTGATGTTGGGAACTGTAGGATCTTGGATAAGATAGATGACAAAATTGCTGGGATTGAAG TGAAGTTCTTATTGAACAGAGTGGGTAATCAGAGTTCCAGTGGTGTTCCAAAACTtgattcaaaaaagaaagaagtaagTGGAAATTTTGTGGCTACTAATGACACAAGGATTTTGACCAGGACAGAATCTTATCTTGGAGAGAAGGCTACTTCTAGTTCACATGTAAAGTTTAATGAAGTGACTAAAATAAATGATCGGCTGGTAGATAATTCTGGTGAGACGGCAAGTTCAAGCTCTAAAGTTAAGCAAATTTCAGACATAAAACCTTCATTGGCCAACCAGAAATGTTCACCAGGAGAAAATTCTGCATCTAATTTAGGGTTAGGTGAAATGACTAAAGTTGATGAACAGGAAGGCATACCGAGTGACATCATCGCTTCAAGTTCTAAAGATGATGTTGGCTGGAGTGAAAGTAAAGTTGATAAAGTCTTTGCTGATCAGGTTCTAATTGAAGAGAAAGTAAAAGTTGCCAAAGACTGTGGTGACTTAGATGACCGGCCATCTAAGAAAGCAAAGCTTGATGATTTGGCAAAAGCATCTTATGATAACAAAGTGAAAGGTGTGCAGAAAGTAAGTCATGATTCCAATGGCAGCAACTCCAAGTCTGTAGCCCAAACAACCCCTGCTTCTGAAGATAAATCAAAATCTAATCTCACTAAAGATCATCATGAGAACAACAGCGGCCTTTCCAAGAGGCCAAAGCCTGATGAGAAGCTTACTAGACTTGCTAATGGCAAGTTTCCTGAAGCATCTCTAAGACAGTCTTCAGAGGAGGGCAGTAAAACTAACTGCCATATACAGGAAGTCACTCGCAGGCCAGAAGCT GATAGAAGCAAGTGGTTTAGGGGACTT CCATGGGAAGAAAGAATGCAAACTGCTCACGAGCAAGGAACTCTTGTCCTGCTACAGAATCTGGATCCGTCTTATACTTCAGCAGAAGTAGAG GATATCATTTGGCATGCCTTCAAGCAAAGTTGCACTGTGAAGATGATTCAAAGGACTGCACTTGCCAGCCCTCACTCTG GTCAGGCTTTTGTTATATTCCAGAAAAGGGAAGTAGCAGAGATGGCAGTTGCAAAATTAGATGAAGGTTGTTTAATgctatcaaatgggag GATGGCATTGTACTGCATCAATGTGTTGCTGCTCAGTTTGCACTGTTCCACACTGGTAAAGATGATCAGCTGGTAG
- the LOC7495726 gene encoding protein ANTI-SILENCING 1 isoform X2: MVEAKKVENIEFKWGKQRGVGGKKKDVKFYESFSYDGVEYALYDSVYMYEEGETEPYIGKLLKIWENADKTKKVKVLWFFCPREISNYLGDEKTAENELFLASGEGVGSTNVNPLEAIAGKCNVVCSSKDSRNPQPSDEELQEADFVFYRTFDVGNCRILDKIDDKIAGIEVKFLLNRVGNQSSSGVPKLDSKKKEVSGNFVATNDTRILTRTESYLGEKATSSSHVKFNEVTKINDRLVDNSGETASSSSKVKQISDIKPSLANQKCSPGENSASNLGLGEMTKVDEQEGIPSDIIASSSKDDVGWSESKVDKVFADQVLIEEKVKVAKDCGDLDDRPSKKAKLDDLAKASYDNKVKGVQKVSHDSNGSNSKSVAQTTPASEDKSKSNLTKDHHENNSGLSKRPKPDEKLTRLANGKFPEASLRQSSEEGSKTNCHIQEVTRRPEADRSKWFRGLPWEERMQTAHEQGTLVLLQNLDPSYTSAEVEDIIWHAFKQSCTVKMIQRTALASPHSGQAFVIFQKREVAEMAVAKLDEGCLMLSNGRPLVGSIAAPCFPGKQSTFFGHLVINKLRIHKQREMKEAVSTSHCSQPNTLEYEMAMDWCLLQERSDLALRKLRQQQRQELRKLWVTLKCK, from the exons ATGGTAGAAGCAAAAAAAGTTGAGAACATCGAATTTAAGTGGGGTAAACAGAGAGGAGTTGGTGGGAAAAAGAAAGATGTAAAATTTTATGAATCTTTCTCCTATGATGGTGTGGAGTATGCTCTATATGATTCTGTTTACATGTACGAGGAAGGTGAGACAGAGCCTTATATTGGGAAGCTCCTAAAGATATGGGAGAATGCTGACAAGACAAAGAAAGTGAAGGTTCTATGGTTTTTCTGTCCTCGTGAGATTTCCAATTATCTTGGAGATGAGAAGACTGCTGAGAATGAATTGTTTTTGGCATCTGGTGAAGGTGTAGGCAGCACAAATGTTAATCctttg GAAGCAATTGCTGGAAAATGCAATGTGGTATGCAGTTCAAAGGATAGTAGGAATCCACAACCATCAGATGAAGAACTTCAAGAGGctgactttgttttttatcgTACATTTGATGTTGGGAACTGTAGGATCTTGGATAAGATAGATGACAAAATTGCTGGGATTGAAG TGAAGTTCTTATTGAACAGAGTGGGTAATCAGAGTTCCAGTGGTGTTCCAAAACTtgattcaaaaaagaaagaagtaagTGGAAATTTTGTGGCTACTAATGACACAAGGATTTTGACCAGGACAGAATCTTATCTTGGAGAGAAGGCTACTTCTAGTTCACATGTAAAGTTTAATGAAGTGACTAAAATAAATGATCGGCTGGTAGATAATTCTGGTGAGACGGCAAGTTCAAGCTCTAAAGTTAAGCAAATTTCAGACATAAAACCTTCATTGGCCAACCAGAAATGTTCACCAGGAGAAAATTCTGCATCTAATTTAGGGTTAGGTGAAATGACTAAAGTTGATGAACAGGAAGGCATACCGAGTGACATCATCGCTTCAAGTTCTAAAGATGATGTTGGCTGGAGTGAAAGTAAAGTTGATAAAGTCTTTGCTGATCAGGTTCTAATTGAAGAGAAAGTAAAAGTTGCCAAAGACTGTGGTGACTTAGATGACCGGCCATCTAAGAAAGCAAAGCTTGATGATTTGGCAAAAGCATCTTATGATAACAAAGTGAAAGGTGTGCAGAAAGTAAGTCATGATTCCAATGGCAGCAACTCCAAGTCTGTAGCCCAAACAACCCCTGCTTCTGAAGATAAATCAAAATCTAATCTCACTAAAGATCATCATGAGAACAACAGCGGCCTTTCCAAGAGGCCAAAGCCTGATGAGAAGCTTACTAGACTTGCTAATGGCAAGTTTCCTGAAGCATCTCTAAGACAGTCTTCAGAGGAGGGCAGTAAAACTAACTGCCATATACAGGAAGTCACTCGCAGGCCAGAAGCT GATAGAAGCAAGTGGTTTAGGGGACTT CCATGGGAAGAAAGAATGCAAACTGCTCACGAGCAAGGAACTCTTGTCCTGCTACAGAATCTGGATCCGTCTTATACTTCAGCAGAAGTAGAG GATATCATTTGGCATGCCTTCAAGCAAAGTTGCACTGTGAAGATGATTCAAAGGACTGCACTTGCCAGCCCTCACTCTG GTCAGGCTTTTGTTATATTCCAGAAAAGGGAAGTAGCAGAGATGGCAGTTGCAAAATTAGATGAAGGTTGTTTAATgctatcaaatgggag GCCTCTGGTTGGCAGCATCGCTGCTCCTTGTTTCCCAGGAAAGCAGTCAACCTTTTTTGGTCATCTTGTTATCAATAAACTTAGAATCCACAAGCAGCGTGAGATG AAAGAAGCAGTATCTACTTCACATTGTTCTCAGCCCAATACACTTGAGTATGAAATGGCAATGGATTGGTGCCTACTACAAGAAAGATCAGATCTAGCTTTGAGAAAGCTACGCCAG CAACAAAGGCAAGAGTTGAGAAAACTTTGGGTTACTTTGAAGTGTAAATGA
- the LOC7495726 gene encoding protein ANTI-SILENCING 1 isoform X1, which translates to MVEAKKVENIEFKWGKQRGVGGKKKDVKFYESFSYDGVEYALYDSVYMYEEGETEPYIGKLLKIWENADKTKKVKVLWFFCPREISNYLGDEKTAENELFLASGEGVGSTNVNPLEAIAGKCNVVCSSKDSRNPQPSDEELQEADFVFYRTFDVGNCRILDKIDDKIAGIEVKFLLNRVGNQSSSGVPKLDSKKKEVSGNFVATNDTRILTRTESYLGEKATSSSHVKFNEVTKINDRLVDNSGETASSSSKVKQISDIKPSLANQKCSPGENSASNLGLGEMTKVDEQEGIPSDIIASSSKDDVGWSESKVDKVFADQVLIEEKVKVAKDCGDLDDRPSKKAKLDDLAKASYDNKVKGVQKVSHDSNGSNSKSVAQTTPASEDKSKSNLTKDHHENNSGLSKRPKPDEKLTRLANGKFPEASLRQSSEEGSKTNCHIQEVTRRPEADRSKWFRGLPWEERMQTAHEQGTLVLLQNLDPSYTSAEVEDIIWHAFKQSCTVKMIQRTALASPHSVVYAAGQAFVIFQKREVAEMAVAKLDEGCLMLSNGRPLVGSIAAPCFPGKQSTFFGHLVINKLRIHKQREMKEAVSTSHCSQPNTLEYEMAMDWCLLQERSDLALRKLRQQQRQELRKLWVTLKCK; encoded by the exons ATGGTAGAAGCAAAAAAAGTTGAGAACATCGAATTTAAGTGGGGTAAACAGAGAGGAGTTGGTGGGAAAAAGAAAGATGTAAAATTTTATGAATCTTTCTCCTATGATGGTGTGGAGTATGCTCTATATGATTCTGTTTACATGTACGAGGAAGGTGAGACAGAGCCTTATATTGGGAAGCTCCTAAAGATATGGGAGAATGCTGACAAGACAAAGAAAGTGAAGGTTCTATGGTTTTTCTGTCCTCGTGAGATTTCCAATTATCTTGGAGATGAGAAGACTGCTGAGAATGAATTGTTTTTGGCATCTGGTGAAGGTGTAGGCAGCACAAATGTTAATCctttg GAAGCAATTGCTGGAAAATGCAATGTGGTATGCAGTTCAAAGGATAGTAGGAATCCACAACCATCAGATGAAGAACTTCAAGAGGctgactttgttttttatcgTACATTTGATGTTGGGAACTGTAGGATCTTGGATAAGATAGATGACAAAATTGCTGGGATTGAAG TGAAGTTCTTATTGAACAGAGTGGGTAATCAGAGTTCCAGTGGTGTTCCAAAACTtgattcaaaaaagaaagaagtaagTGGAAATTTTGTGGCTACTAATGACACAAGGATTTTGACCAGGACAGAATCTTATCTTGGAGAGAAGGCTACTTCTAGTTCACATGTAAAGTTTAATGAAGTGACTAAAATAAATGATCGGCTGGTAGATAATTCTGGTGAGACGGCAAGTTCAAGCTCTAAAGTTAAGCAAATTTCAGACATAAAACCTTCATTGGCCAACCAGAAATGTTCACCAGGAGAAAATTCTGCATCTAATTTAGGGTTAGGTGAAATGACTAAAGTTGATGAACAGGAAGGCATACCGAGTGACATCATCGCTTCAAGTTCTAAAGATGATGTTGGCTGGAGTGAAAGTAAAGTTGATAAAGTCTTTGCTGATCAGGTTCTAATTGAAGAGAAAGTAAAAGTTGCCAAAGACTGTGGTGACTTAGATGACCGGCCATCTAAGAAAGCAAAGCTTGATGATTTGGCAAAAGCATCTTATGATAACAAAGTGAAAGGTGTGCAGAAAGTAAGTCATGATTCCAATGGCAGCAACTCCAAGTCTGTAGCCCAAACAACCCCTGCTTCTGAAGATAAATCAAAATCTAATCTCACTAAAGATCATCATGAGAACAACAGCGGCCTTTCCAAGAGGCCAAAGCCTGATGAGAAGCTTACTAGACTTGCTAATGGCAAGTTTCCTGAAGCATCTCTAAGACAGTCTTCAGAGGAGGGCAGTAAAACTAACTGCCATATACAGGAAGTCACTCGCAGGCCAGAAGCT GATAGAAGCAAGTGGTTTAGGGGACTT CCATGGGAAGAAAGAATGCAAACTGCTCACGAGCAAGGAACTCTTGTCCTGCTACAGAATCTGGATCCGTCTTATACTTCAGCAGAAGTAGAG GATATCATTTGGCATGCCTTCAAGCAAAGTTGCACTGTGAAGATGATTCAAAGGACTGCACTTGCCAGCCCTCACTCTG TTGTTTATGCTGCAGGTCAGGCTTTTGTTATATTCCAGAAAAGGGAAGTAGCAGAGATGGCAGTTGCAAAATTAGATGAAGGTTGTTTAATgctatcaaatgggag GCCTCTGGTTGGCAGCATCGCTGCTCCTTGTTTCCCAGGAAAGCAGTCAACCTTTTTTGGTCATCTTGTTATCAATAAACTTAGAATCCACAAGCAGCGTGAGATG AAAGAAGCAGTATCTACTTCACATTGTTCTCAGCCCAATACACTTGAGTATGAAATGGCAATGGATTGGTGCCTACTACAAGAAAGATCAGATCTAGCTTTGAGAAAGCTACGCCAG CAACAAAGGCAAGAGTTGAGAAAACTTTGGGTTACTTTGAAGTGTAAATGA